Proteins co-encoded in one Medicago truncatula cultivar Jemalong A17 chromosome 8, MtrunA17r5.0-ANR, whole genome shotgun sequence genomic window:
- the LOC25502038 gene encoding remorin isoform X2, protein MEESKNKQLELVDTLTPLPQSESEPREFSYFLEEKEPGNEGTSSSVVKQERVVSDHATSSVDQTTAAGTDTKDSVDRDAVLARVESQKRLALIKAWEENEKTKVENRAYKMQSAVDLWEDDKKASIEAKFKGIEVKLDRKKSEYVEVMQNKIGEIHKSAEEKKAMIEAQKGEEILKVEETAAKFRTRGYQPRRLLGCFSGLRFFS, encoded by the exons ATGGAAGAATcgaaaaacaaacaattagaGTTAGTTGACACCCTAACTCCACTACCTCAATCTGAATCTGAACCTCGAGAGTTTTCCTACTTCCTTGAAGAAAAGGAACCGGGGAACGAAGGAACTTCAAGCAGTGTTGTTAAACAAGAGCGTGTCGTGAGTGATCATGCTACTTCTTCAGTTGATCAAA CTACTGCTGCTGGAACAGATACAAAGGACTCAGTTGACCGAG ATGCTGTACTAGCAAGGGTTGAATCGCAGAAAAGATTGGCTTTAATTAAAGCATGGGAAGAAAATGAGAAGACAAAAGTAGAGAATAG GGCATATAAGATGCAATCTGCTGTTGATTTGTGGGAGGATGATAAGAAAGCATCAATTGAAGCAAAATTCAAAGGAATTGAG GTAAAATTGGACAGAAAGAAGAGTGAATATGTTGAAGTAATGCAAAACAAAATAGGTGAAATTCATAAATCAGCAGAAGAGAAAAAGGCAATGATAGAAGCTCAAAAAGGGGAAGAAATCCTCAAGGTAGAGGAGACAGCTGCAAAGTTTCGTACTCGTGGCTATCAGCCAAGAAGACTTCTTGGATGTTTCAGCGGTTTAAGGTTTTTCAGTTAG
- the LOC25502037 gene encoding protein RGF1 INDUCIBLE TRANSCRIPTION FACTOR 1, which translates to MVCCQYCISSGVHRHHKILKIYRHIYKDVVALSAMEKYFDCSEVQTYKSNRKVVISLKPRQFSEIASNAEDSCEVCNKKLNEPDLYRYCALSCKVEAVSKKSESEDPVSTTPLESSSGPSIQGPPQHQETQEGTSGPSLGKRKRKGIPHRSPFF; encoded by the exons ATGGTATGCTGCCAATATTGTATATCATCTGGTGTTCATCGCCACCACAAAATACTGAAAATATATAGACATATTTACAAGGATGTTGTTGCTCTGAGTGCtatggaaaaatattttgattgctCAGAAGTTCAG ACTTACAAAAGCAACAGGAAAGTGGTTATTTCTTTGAAGCCTCGCCAGTTCAGTGAGATAGCATCAAATGCTGAAGACTCCTGTGAAGTTTGCAACAAAAAGTTGAATGAACCTGATTTATATCGCTACTGCGCCCTTTCTTGCAAG GTTGAAGCAGTTTCAAAAAAGTCAGAGTCTGAGGATCCAGTTAGCACAACACCACTTGAGTCCTCCTCAGGACCTTCAATCCAGGGTCCTCCTCAGCATCAGGAAACACAGGAGGGAACTTCTGGACCTTCTTtgggaaaaaggaaaagaaagggAATACCTCATAGATCTCCCTTCTTTTAA
- the LOC25502038 gene encoding remorin isoform X1, whose protein sequence is MEESKNKQLELVDTLTPLPQSESEPREFSYFLEEKEPGNEGTSSSVVKQERVVSDHATSSVDQTTAAGTDTKDSVDRVPLDAVLARVESQKRLALIKAWEENEKTKVENRAYKMQSAVDLWEDDKKASIEAKFKGIEVKLDRKKSEYVEVMQNKIGEIHKSAEEKKAMIEAQKGEEILKVEETAAKFRTRGYQPRRLLGCFSGLRFFS, encoded by the exons ATGGAAGAATcgaaaaacaaacaattagaGTTAGTTGACACCCTAACTCCACTACCTCAATCTGAATCTGAACCTCGAGAGTTTTCCTACTTCCTTGAAGAAAAGGAACCGGGGAACGAAGGAACTTCAAGCAGTGTTGTTAAACAAGAGCGTGTCGTGAGTGATCATGCTACTTCTTCAGTTGATCAAA CTACTGCTGCTGGAACAGATACAAAGGACTCAGTTGACCGAG TTCCTTTAGATGCTGTACTAGCAAGGGTTGAATCGCAGAAAAGATTGGCTTTAATTAAAGCATGGGAAGAAAATGAGAAGACAAAAGTAGAGAATAG GGCATATAAGATGCAATCTGCTGTTGATTTGTGGGAGGATGATAAGAAAGCATCAATTGAAGCAAAATTCAAAGGAATTGAG GTAAAATTGGACAGAAAGAAGAGTGAATATGTTGAAGTAATGCAAAACAAAATAGGTGAAATTCATAAATCAGCAGAAGAGAAAAAGGCAATGATAGAAGCTCAAAAAGGGGAAGAAATCCTCAAGGTAGAGGAGACAGCTGCAAAGTTTCGTACTCGTGGCTATCAGCCAAGAAGACTTCTTGGATGTTTCAGCGGTTTAAGGTTTTTCAGTTAG